Proteins from a genomic interval of Nocardia sp. BMG51109:
- a CDS encoding type VII secretion-associated protein, with product MSTVELVLTDTRLWARSETTYWNGPPSIVPASDGASFVVGEALRPQYPAVSVVRFAEADRIAYPTMPTAADAFAVLLGAVLTNLRLPGPCERLTVLAPSEWGRRRRAAVRAAATRLAAEVTVEPLALRAVALGASTAQGQRIAVLEPNPLTTTVTLVGRSGARLWIDACEYEPAVGLTDAGDGPGLAAIAAVVARLLAGQTPTYLLAVGISEPHLLEGLRAAITAQCGFPVDVRPVAGADLIRGAQVPAALPQPGPPAGRAIEPPPDREASLREHAIAARPPRRRAPMLLLGAAVVVLAVVVGVAVLLTRSPDDTAADTRAATSAPAATPDARAVTRTFGRVRVPVPGGWHVASRSDARADLMPDDGARRRITLAQTDLTPGAGIDDVARTLESQMRRRPTGTVTDLHRTSDPNGRPGLSYDEYPPDGTTVRWQVVVDSGLQVSVGCQYPSGDWQPMAGPCAQVANDLRITPQ from the coding sequence ATGTCCACCGTCGAACTGGTCCTGACCGACACCCGGCTGTGGGCGCGCAGCGAGACCACGTACTGGAACGGCCCGCCGTCGATCGTGCCGGCCAGCGACGGCGCGAGTTTCGTTGTGGGAGAAGCATTGCGGCCGCAGTACCCGGCGGTGTCGGTGGTGCGGTTCGCGGAGGCCGACCGGATCGCGTATCCCACCATGCCGACCGCGGCCGACGCGTTCGCGGTGCTGCTCGGCGCGGTGCTGACCAATCTGCGCCTGCCCGGCCCGTGCGAGCGCCTCACCGTGCTGGCCCCCTCCGAGTGGGGCCGGCGGCGCCGCGCGGCGGTGCGGGCGGCGGCGACGCGCCTGGCCGCCGAGGTGACGGTGGAACCGCTGGCGTTGCGGGCGGTCGCACTGGGCGCCAGCACCGCACAGGGCCAGCGGATCGCGGTCCTCGAGCCGAACCCGCTGACCACCACCGTGACCCTGGTCGGGCGCTCCGGCGCACGACTGTGGATCGACGCCTGCGAATACGAGCCGGCCGTCGGGCTCACCGACGCCGGCGACGGGCCGGGACTCGCGGCGATCGCCGCGGTGGTGGCCCGGCTACTCGCCGGTCAGACACCGACCTATCTACTGGCCGTGGGTATTTCGGAGCCTCACCTGCTGGAGGGCCTGCGCGCGGCGATCACCGCGCAGTGCGGCTTCCCGGTCGATGTCCGCCCGGTCGCCGGTGCCGATCTGATCCGCGGGGCACAAGTGCCGGCCGCACTCCCCCAGCCGGGTCCGCCGGCCGGCCGGGCGATCGAGCCGCCGCCGGATCGAGAGGCCTCGCTGCGCGAGCATGCGATCGCGGCCCGGCCACCGCGGCGCCGCGCCCCGATGCTCCTGCTCGGCGCCGCCGTCGTCGTGCTCGCGGTGGTGGTGGGCGTGGCCGTGCTGCTCACGCGATCGCCGGACGACACGGCGGCGGATACGCGGGCAGCGACATCCGCCCCGGCGGCGACGCCCGACGCTCGGGCGGTCACCCGAACGTTCGGCCGCGTCCGAGTTCCGGTGCCCGGGGGCTGGCACGTCGCATCCCGGTCGGACGCCCGCGCGGACCTGATGCCGGACGACGGTGCGCGCCGGCGGATCACGCTCGCGCAGACCGATCTCACGCCCGGGGCCGGCATCGACGACGTCGCGCGCACCCTGGAGTCGCAGATGCGGCGCCGCCCGACGGGGACGGTCACCGACCTGCACCGCACCTCCGACCCGAACGGCCGCCCCGGCCTGTCCTACGACGAGTACCCACCCGACGGCACGACGGTCCGCTGGCAGGTGGTCGTCGACTCCGGGCTCCAGGTCAGCGTCGGGTGCCAATACCCTTCGGGCGATTGGCAACCCATGGCCGGCCCCTGCGCGCAGGTAGCCAACGATCTGCGGATCACACCGCAATAG
- a CDS encoding metallophosphoesterase, which translates to MKYVPRVALFLGIPALLFLLPWWLLVYCTSSGPLLWAGSAVFLLGFVCLPAGLLLGHGPRQSDAAVIVGDTLLGAVWVLFSWSVIGAVVRAGLTVAGVDDPARSRLVAVGVLAVWAALLVWGTVEARRVPRVRTVEVTIPGLGRGLDGLRAVVITDTHFAALDRLRWSRRVVEVVNAQRPDIVCHAGDLADGPVARRRAQVEPLGKVEAGLGRFYITGNHEYFGDALGWIECLTALGWRPLRNQHEIVERGGDRLVIAGIDDPTGVALDGHGPDLPAALAGAPDVPVVLLAHQPKQISAAVEAGVALQISGHTHGGQIWPFHYLVRLDQPVVAGLSRHGERTQLYTSRGTGFWGPALRVFAPSEITVLVLRAPTP; encoded by the coding sequence GTGAAATACGTTCCGCGCGTGGCCCTGTTTCTGGGAATTCCGGCCCTGCTGTTCCTGCTTCCGTGGTGGCTGCTGGTGTATTGCACGAGTAGCGGCCCGCTGCTGTGGGCCGGCTCGGCGGTGTTCCTGCTCGGGTTCGTCTGCCTGCCCGCGGGCCTGCTGCTCGGGCACGGGCCGAGACAGTCCGATGCCGCCGTCATCGTGGGCGACACGCTGCTGGGCGCGGTGTGGGTGCTGTTCAGCTGGTCGGTGATCGGCGCCGTGGTGCGGGCCGGACTGACCGTCGCGGGCGTGGACGATCCGGCGCGGTCGCGCCTCGTGGCCGTCGGGGTGCTCGCGGTGTGGGCGGCGCTGCTGGTGTGGGGGACGGTGGAGGCCCGGCGGGTGCCGCGGGTCCGCACGGTGGAGGTGACCATCCCGGGGCTGGGCCGGGGGCTCGACGGCCTGCGGGCCGTCGTGATCACCGATACGCATTTCGCCGCGCTGGACCGGCTGCGGTGGTCGCGCCGGGTGGTCGAGGTCGTCAACGCGCAGCGGCCGGATATCGTCTGTCACGCAGGCGATCTCGCGGACGGGCCGGTGGCGAGGCGGCGCGCTCAGGTCGAACCGCTCGGCAAGGTCGAGGCCGGGCTGGGCCGGTTCTACATCACCGGCAACCACGAGTACTTCGGCGACGCGCTCGGCTGGATCGAATGCCTGACCGCGCTCGGCTGGCGGCCGCTGCGCAACCAGCACGAGATCGTCGAGCGGGGCGGCGATCGGCTGGTGATCGCGGGTATCGACGATCCGACGGGCGTCGCACTGGACGGGCACGGCCCGGACCTGCCCGCCGCGCTCGCCGGCGCGCCGGACGTGCCGGTGGTGCTGCTGGCCCACCAGCCCAAGCAGATCTCGGCGGCCGTGGAAGCCGGTGTGGCACTCCAGATTTCCGGGCACACGCACGGTGGCCAGATCTGGCCGTTCCACTATCTGGTCCGCCTGGACCAGCCCGTCGTGGCGGGCCTGAGCCGGCACGGCGAGCGCACCCAGCTCTACACCAGCCGGGGCACCGGTTTCTGGGGCCCGGCCCTGCGCGTCTTCGCGCCCAGCGAGATCACCGTCCTGGTGCTGCGTGCTCCCACACCGTGA
- a CDS encoding serine/threonine-protein kinase has protein sequence MTMSPGTIVGGYRIDRKLGAGGMGAVYLAKHPSLPRMDALKILSAELSRDAEFRARFEREANLAAGLDHPNIVSVYNRGEEHGQLWIAMQYVDGTDASAELARDPHAMTPLRALRITSEVGKGLDYAHRKGLLHRDVKPANFLLSSKDGDEERVLLTDFGVAKSTDDANELTQTGGFLATIAYAPPEQLSGYPLDHRADIYSLACSFFKLLTGQNPYPSAQPAMVMMGHLHEPPPLATAVRYGLPAGIDNVVARAMAKNPAERFNSCREFMDAAASALVPGHNPVSTNTSPTYPVQVFDPRPNTDPRQTVSAPGIGAPPSTAAPPTRNRRRQWGLGIAAAAVVAAVAAGGIIWGFGDDGSVPTTPTTTAAGPKPAGTVAEARQNNPAFEGKSVLMVDVKGEDQYNTEMGVYLTPSPQTTFLNDLGFVYNLSYAKQGDEATTRTISRDDQYSVFNKVNDGYILAVRSDPKAGGGGLLGLPSSLTQTRATVIVVDDPATVSAIRNWSDRSQQSALEKLVPILHERVK, from the coding sequence ATGACGATGAGTCCCGGCACCATCGTCGGTGGGTATCGCATCGATCGCAAACTCGGCGCCGGCGGAATGGGCGCGGTCTATCTGGCCAAGCACCCCAGTTTGCCCCGTATGGACGCCCTCAAAATCCTCAGTGCGGAGCTGTCACGCGACGCGGAGTTCCGGGCTCGTTTCGAGCGCGAAGCCAATCTGGCTGCCGGACTCGACCACCCCAATATCGTCTCCGTATACAACCGGGGGGAAGAACACGGCCAACTGTGGATCGCCATGCAGTACGTCGACGGCACCGACGCTTCGGCCGAACTCGCGCGCGATCCGCATGCGATGACTCCGCTCCGAGCACTCCGTATCACTTCCGAGGTCGGCAAGGGCTTGGACTACGCACATCGCAAAGGCCTACTGCACCGAGACGTCAAGCCGGCAAACTTCCTGCTGTCCAGTAAGGACGGCGATGAAGAACGGGTTCTACTGACCGATTTCGGCGTGGCGAAGTCGACCGACGACGCCAACGAATTGACCCAAACCGGGGGATTTCTGGCGACCATCGCCTATGCACCGCCCGAACAACTGTCGGGCTATCCGCTCGACCACCGCGCGGATATCTACAGCCTCGCCTGCTCCTTCTTCAAGCTACTCACCGGCCAGAATCCGTACCCCTCGGCACAGCCGGCCATGGTGATGATGGGACATTTGCACGAGCCCCCGCCTCTGGCTACGGCGGTAAGATACGGGCTGCCTGCCGGTATCGATAACGTCGTCGCTCGTGCCATGGCGAAGAACCCGGCCGAGAGGTTCAATTCCTGCCGGGAGTTCATGGATGCCGCCGCCAGTGCCCTGGTGCCGGGCCACAACCCTGTCTCGACGAATACGTCACCCACCTACCCCGTTCAGGTCTTCGACCCTCGGCCCAACACTGATCCGCGTCAGACCGTGTCCGCTCCGGGAATCGGTGCACCACCCAGTACCGCCGCTCCGCCAACTCGGAATCGGCGCAGGCAATGGGGCCTGGGCATTGCTGCGGCAGCCGTGGTTGCCGCCGTCGCCGCGGGCGGCATTATCTGGGGTTTCGGTGACGACGGTTCGGTCCCCACGACACCCACTACCACCGCAGCCGGTCCCAAGCCTGCGGGCACGGTGGCGGAAGCGCGCCAAAACAATCCCGCGTTCGAGGGGAAATCGGTTCTGATGGTGGACGTCAAAGGTGAGGACCAATACAACACGGAAATGGGCGTATACCTGACGCCCAGTCCGCAGACCACATTTCTCAACGATTTGGGCTTCGTGTACAACTTGTCCTACGCGAAACAGGGCGACGAGGCAACCACTCGAACGATCAGTAGGGACGACCAGTATTCCGTATTCAACAAGGTAAATGACGGCTACATCCTCGCAGTCCGCAGTGATCCGAAGGCGGGCGGCGGTGGCCTCCTAGGCTTGCCCTCATCGCTCACGCAGACTCGCGCGACGGTTATCGTCGTCGATGATCCGGCAACGGTATCCGCCATCAGGAATTGGTCTGATAGGTCACAGCAGAGCGCATTGGAAAAACTGGTTCCCATACTTCACGAACGCGTGAAATAG
- a CDS encoding WXG100 family type VII secretion target — translation MDDSITYRPEIITASLADLDGRAANLRAANDEVTTSSNNLLAIWEGEAAEAFRVAKAQWDGEFQNLAQMLSTLVRVSHESMDSALAADASSAAGFGG, via the coding sequence ATGGATGACAGCATTACCTATAGGCCCGAAATCATCACCGCGAGCCTCGCTGACCTGGATGGTCGTGCGGCGAACCTTCGGGCGGCAAATGACGAGGTGACGACGTCGTCGAACAACCTCCTGGCGATCTGGGAAGGTGAGGCAGCAGAGGCCTTCCGGGTTGCGAAGGCGCAGTGGGATGGTGAGTTCCAGAATCTCGCGCAGATGCTCTCCACACTGGTGCGTGTCTCGCACGAGTCGATGGACTCGGCTCTTGCTGCCGATGCCTCGTCGGCAGCCGGATTCGGCGGCTGA
- a CDS encoding WXG100 family type VII secretion target — protein sequence MAGMNVDEAALAKAKGDVQVAVDKIRDLVNSAQRDAEGIKAGWGGRANRAFLTVADAWNQESIKVNGLLDNIQAAIGTTQTKTASAEDEATSNVGNVSGLLGNIPR from the coding sequence ATGGCAGGCATGAATGTAGACGAAGCCGCGTTGGCCAAGGCCAAGGGCGACGTCCAGGTTGCAGTCGACAAGATCAGGGACCTGGTCAACTCCGCCCAGCGAGACGCTGAGGGGATCAAGGCGGGCTGGGGCGGCCGTGCGAACAGGGCGTTCCTCACCGTGGCCGATGCGTGGAACCAGGAGTCCATCAAAGTGAATGGGTTGCTGGACAACATCCAGGCTGCAATCGGTACCACTCAGACCAAGACGGCCAGCGCTGAAGACGAGGCCACATCCAATGTGGGCAATGTCAGCGGCCTCCTGGGCAATATCCCGCGATAA